In a single window of the Dreissena polymorpha isolate Duluth1 chromosome 3, UMN_Dpol_1.0, whole genome shotgun sequence genome:
- the LOC127873302 gene encoding 3-hydroxyanthranilate 3,4-dioxygenase-like translates to MASSEPVINNTDQWIEANKQFFLPPVCNKMMHKDGQMKSFFVGGPNQRKDYHIEEGEELFYMVKGDMCLKVVEKGVHKDVHIKEGEIFLLPGSIPHSPQREADTVGLVIERERAEDELDGLRYFVEEDGSPSLDSLYEEWFHCEDLGVQLGPVIKRFFASEQHKTGKALPGTIPENPPIKLNSSLSLQSPFHLATFIKDNRAEIDGKGYVKLFQRDDYTHQFQVFLYGKGENSGKCDEAETFIWGLEGSSSVTTGGKTYTLSTGDNMLIRQGQQYCASRPDGALSLICYQDPTLKKKVT, encoded by the exons ATGGCAAGCTCAGAACCTGTGATTAATAACACAGACCAATGGATCGAGGCAAACAAGCAGTTTTTTCTTCCGCCCGTCTGCAATAAGATGAT GCACAAAGATGGCCAGATGAAGTCGTTCTTTGTTGGTGGGCCCAACCAGAGAAAAGACTACCACATTGAGGAGGGGGAGGAG CTGTTCTACATGGTGAAAGGAGACATGTGTCTGAAGGTTGTTGAGAAAGGTGTACACAAGGATGTTCATATCAAGGAAGGGGAG ATCTTCTTGTTACCAGGCAGTATTCCCCACTCCCCCCAGCGTGAGGCTGACACTGTGGGGTTGGTGATTGAGAGAGAACGGGCAGAGGACGAGCTGGATGGACTCAG GTATTTTGTTGAGGAGGATGGTTCCCCATCTCTTGACTCACTGTATGAAGAATGGTTCCACTGTGAGGACCTTGGAGTGCAGCTGGGACCTGTCATTAAAAG GTTCTTTGCGTCTGAGCAACATAAAACAGGCAAAGCTTTACCAG GTACAATCCCTGAGAATCCTCCTATAAAGTTGAACTCGAGTCTGAGTCTTCAGTCTCCCTTCCACCTGGCCACCTTTATCAAAGACAACCGGGCAGAGATTGACGGCAAGGGATATGTGAAACTCTTTCAGAGGGACGATTACACACACCAGTTTCAG GTGTTCCTTTATGGGAAGGGAGAGAACTCTGGGAAGTGTGATGAGGCAGAGACCTTCATCTGGGGGCTG GAGGGAAGCAGCAGCGTGACCACAGGAGGGAAGACCTACACCCTGTCAACAGGGGATAACATGCTCATCAGACAGGGCCAACA